The following are encoded in a window of Acipenser ruthenus chromosome 26, fAciRut3.2 maternal haplotype, whole genome shotgun sequence genomic DNA:
- the LOC117430823 gene encoding zinc finger HIT domain-containing protein 3-like, translating into MQLCSVCNEELPKYRCPGCLIRYCSLNCYKKHKDGCIPKKDTEKKPEKPELSPALQGMRQAGSTESRWSVEDRLEENEESDRVPLQQLARLGECEALKALLYNPHLRQLLRTVDEAEGKESTMKVAMQEPLFVEFADQCLRVIEPPEK; encoded by the exons atgcagctctgcagtgtttgtAACGAGGAGCTTCCTAAATATCGCTGCCCGGGTTGTTTGATCAGATA TTGCTCGCTGAATTGCTACAAGAAACATAAAG ATGGCTGTATTCCAAAGAAAGACACTGAGAAAAAGCCTGAAAAGCCGGAATTGTCCCCCGCACTACAAGGAATGAGACAAGCGGGGAGTACAG AAAGCAGGTGGTCTGTTGAAGATCGccttgaagaaaatgaagaatCGGATAGGGTTCCTTTACAGCAGCTCGCACGTTTAG gTGAATGTGAAGCTCTGAAAGCCCTGCTCTATAACCCTCATCTCAGACAGTTATTGCGAACAGTAGACGAAGCCGAGGGTAAGGAAAGCACCATGAAGGTAGCCATGCAGGAGCCTCTGTTTGTGGAGTTTGCAGATCAGTGTCTGAGAGTCATTGAGCCACCGGAAAAATAA